ATTTTATGGGAGGTATTGAGTTCGACCCTGAAATTCAAGCTTTGAATAGTAGGCTTTTAGAAATTAGTAGAATGCTTCAATCTGGTATGCCGTTGGATGATCGGCCTGAAGGTGCTCGTTCTCCTTCGCCGGAGCCAATTTATGACAATATGGGAATAAGAATCAATACTAGGGAGTATCGTGCTCGAGAAAAATTGAACACAGAGAGACAAGAGATTATTTCTCAAATAATCAAGAAGAACCCTGCTTTTAAGCCTCCGGCAGATTATAGGCCGCCTAAGCTTCAGAAGAAGCTTTATATACCGATGAAGGAATACCCAGGTTACAATTTTATTGGGCTGATTATTGGTCCTAGAGGTAATACACAGAAGAGGATGGAGAAACAAACTGGCGCAAAAATTGTAATTAGGGGAAAAGGGTCTGTAAAAGAAGGTAGATTGCAACAGAAGAGGGATTTAAAGCATGATCCTGCAGAGAACGAGGATTTGCATGTTCTAGTTGAGGCTGAAACGCAGGAATCACTAGAAGCTGCGGCGGAAATGGTAGAGAAGCTTTTGCAGCCTGTTGACGAAGTTTTGAATGAGCATAAGAGGCAGCAACTTAGGGAACTTGCTGCCTTGAATGGAACCATAAGGGATGAAGAATTCTGTAGGTTGTGTGGCGAGGCTGGGCATCGTCAGTATGCTTGCCCTTCGCGGACGTCGACATTCAAGAGTGATGTACTCTGTAAAATATGTGGTGATGGTGGGCATCCAACAATTGATTGTCCAGTGAAGGGCACAACTGGGAAAAAGATGGATGATGAATATCAAAATTTCTTGGCAGAGTTAGGAGGTACAATTCCCGAATCAGCAACCAAGCAGACCCCTACATTGGCAATAGGTTCTGGCACTTCAGGAACCAACCCTCCTTGGGCTAACAATACAACCAGCGCTAGCAACACACCACAAACAAGCGTCGGTGCGAATGGAGTGAAGCCTGCTAAGGAATATGACGATACAAACTTGTATATAGGTTACTTGCCTCCTACTTTTGATGATGATGGTTTGATTAGATTGTTTTCAACATTTGGCGATATTGTGATGGCTAAGGTCATTAAGGATAGGGTTTCCGGATTGAGCAAAGGTTATGGATTTGTGAAGTATTCTGATGTTCAGATGGCTAATAATGCAATTGCCAGCATGAATGGTTATCGTCTTGAAGGCCGAACAATTGCTGTTAGAGTTGCTGGGAAGCCACCACAGCCTACTGTGCCTCCTTGCCCTCCAGCGTCGACTGTGCCCACTTATCCCGTTTCAAGCCAGCCTGTTGGTGTCTATCCGTCCCAGCAGTTTATGCCGGGTGGTCCTCTTGGGAATGTTCCTCCACCTACAAGTTATTCTGCTACCCCAGTTCCATGGGGTCCTCCAGTTCCTTCTCCGTATGCTTCTTACCCTCCTCCACCTCCCGGTTCTAACGTCTATCCGGCTGTTCAGGGTCAGGGTATGCCTCCTTACGGCGTCCAGTATTCTCAGGTTCAGACAGCTCCCCCTGGTGCTCCATCTCAACCTGTGACTTCAGGTGAAGCACAACAGAGTTTTCCCCCAGGATTGCCATCTGAAAATCCTACTAGCCAGCCATTACAAACTACGGCATATGGGAACACTTTATATTCGATGCCACCGAGTGCTCAACCTTCTTACCCGCCTTCGTATGGTTATTCGGCTTATTATAGTGCGGTCTCTACTCATCCGTTGCCCCTGTCTACGTC
This region of Cucumis melo cultivar AY chromosome 7, USDA_Cmelo_AY_1.0, whole genome shotgun sequence genomic DNA includes:
- the LOC103494479 gene encoding splicing factor-like protein 1, whose amino-acid sequence is MDSINSNPNPNSAIETLVPYPPDYSTPEDHDRDPNSLLKEMDKGENTGFSSGNGHAENQPADGVNHGPKVEIIQKPLLSENGFTNTHSGTDKDFSGGEEETTSRRRRRSRWDPQPESNEQSGGESGSGTRKRKSRWADDDPKPVIQLPDFMGGIEFDPEIQALNSRLLEISRMLQSGMPLDDRPEGARSPSPEPIYDNMGIRINTREYRAREKLNTERQEIISQIIKKNPAFKPPADYRPPKLQKKLYIPMKEYPGYNFIGLIIGPRGNTQKRMEKQTGAKIVIRGKGSVKEGRLQQKRDLKHDPAENEDLHVLVEAETQESLEAAAEMVEKLLQPVDEVLNEHKRQQLRELAALNGTIRDEEFCRLCGEAGHRQYACPSRTSTFKSDVLCKICGDGGHPTIDCPVKGTTGKKMDDEYQNFLAELGGTIPESATKQTPTLAIGSGTSGTNPPWANNTTSASNTPQTSVGANGVKPAKEYDDTNLYIGYLPPTFDDDGLIRLFSTFGDIVMAKVIKDRVSGLSKGYGFVKYSDVQMANNAIASMNGYRLEGRTIAVRVAGKPPQPTVPPCPPASTVPTYPVSSQPVGVYPSQQFMPGGPLGNVPPPTSYSATPVPWGPPVPSPYASYPPPPPGSNVYPAVQGQGMPPYGVQYSQVQTAPPGAPSQPVTSGEAQQSFPPGLPSENPTSQPLQTTAYGNTLYSMPPSAQPSYPPSYGYSAYYSAVSTHPLPLSTSTTDQPQPPSGAAPWATNPPMPPPMPSAEKTSSGADAEYEKFMADMK